In the genome of Pirellulales bacterium, one region contains:
- a CDS encoding class I tRNA ligase family protein — protein MFRAVQSNVNFPALEAEVLRFWSEAGIYQKSLAQRAGAPKFVFYEGPPTANGLPHPGHCLTRAIKDLFPRYRTMRGYLCERKAGWDTHGLPVEVEVCKELGIHSKEQIEAYGVEPFIQKCQQSVWRYMKEWERLTERLGFWIRLDEAYVTYHQSYIESVWASLAELFNRGLLYQGHKIVWWWAQGGTALSAGEVGLGYREVADPSVYVRFPLLPLSPGGRGARGEGEAIASGDPQSPGEDLLVWTTTPWTLPSNQFAAVHPDLDYAVVSDPEIADRRLIIAAALVETIAAKVKRELRVERTFKGSELIGQRYLPPFRYYYDEQPDLQIGGKPARRGDEQGTLKTGEKEYGQWRVVAADFVTTESGTGVVHQAPAFGEVDFQVLIAEQQRFREGDEPRLICAVGPDGKFTAEALGYEGRWVKDADKDISRELRHRGLLYHQEQYLHEYPFCWRAEQDPLIQYPRQSWFIRTTAMRDEMLKNNRQINWLPEHIRDGRFGNFLESNVDWALSRERYWGTPLPIWVCEQTGFAEAVGSYEELLAKPGVRGTEVWDEAKKKNPELVDDLKVHKPYIDAITYDSTQPGAAPGTRMRRVPDVIDCWYDSGAMPFAQWGYPHRNREKFREQFPADFISEAIDQTRGWFYSLLAIGTLLFRDLPSSEPSAGAANRSFSELTSEAERKKTGSANWPAKQLPIPFRNCIVLGLMLGEDGQKMSKQKRNYLPPQEIFDRYGADALRWYFFANQPPWTTIRYSERAIKESIPEFLLRLWNVYSFFVIYARIDGFDPADERTALAGDAGELEPAVLARAKGFRPLKERGELDRWILSELNRTAETATAAMDAYDNYSACRYITEFVDALSNWYVRRSRDRFWTNDKTAASKRDAYWTLYECLLSTAKLIAPFVPFLAEALWQNLAVEAFGTRTVESVHLCDFPTGDTRAIDAALSRRMSLVREIASLGRSARMGAKLKVRQPLERVEVILADRSEQAWLADHAELLREELNVKQVEFTEQAEQYITYSVLPDLKRLGPRLGKRLPALKAALAKADAAELLARLERDKKVSLELADGPVELDGDDLQVRLQAKPGWAAAQGRACVVVLSTELAPELVLEGLARELVHAIQTRRRELNCEYTGRIEVFIETDSAELTGAIEQFRDYICGETLAVSSSETIPPGADASELAIGEYRARLFVKIV, from the coding sequence AGCCTACGGCGTGGAGCCGTTTATCCAGAAATGCCAGCAAAGCGTCTGGCGATACATGAAGGAATGGGAGCGGCTCACCGAGCGGCTCGGCTTCTGGATCCGCTTGGACGAAGCGTATGTCACGTATCACCAGAGCTATATCGAAAGCGTTTGGGCCTCGCTCGCCGAACTGTTCAACCGCGGGCTGCTGTATCAGGGCCACAAGATCGTCTGGTGGTGGGCCCAAGGGGGCACGGCCCTATCGGCCGGCGAAGTTGGCCTCGGCTACCGCGAAGTCGCCGATCCCAGTGTCTATGTCCGCTTTCCGCTTCTTCCCCTCTCCCCTGGCGGGAGAGGGGCTAGGGGTGAGGGGGAAGCAATCGCATCTGGCGACCCACAATCGCCCGGCGAAGACCTATTGGTCTGGACCACCACTCCCTGGACGCTGCCGAGCAACCAATTCGCCGCCGTGCATCCAGACTTGGACTACGCAGTGGTCAGCGATCCGGAAATCGCCGACCGTCGCTTGATCATCGCCGCCGCGCTCGTGGAAACAATTGCGGCAAAAGTGAAACGGGAATTGCGCGTCGAGCGGACGTTCAAGGGAAGCGAACTGATCGGCCAGCGCTATTTGCCGCCGTTCCGATACTACTACGACGAACAGCCCGATTTGCAGATCGGTGGCAAGCCGGCGCGCCGTGGCGATGAGCAAGGCACATTGAAAACCGGCGAAAAAGAATACGGGCAATGGCGCGTGGTCGCTGCTGATTTTGTCACCACCGAGAGCGGCACCGGCGTCGTGCATCAAGCGCCCGCGTTTGGCGAAGTCGATTTTCAAGTGCTCATCGCCGAGCAGCAGAGGTTCCGCGAGGGGGACGAGCCGCGACTGATCTGCGCCGTCGGCCCGGATGGAAAATTCACCGCCGAAGCCCTCGGCTACGAAGGCCGCTGGGTGAAAGATGCGGATAAAGATATTTCGCGCGAGCTGCGCCATCGCGGGCTGCTCTATCATCAAGAGCAATACCTGCACGAATATCCATTCTGCTGGCGGGCCGAGCAGGATCCGCTAATCCAGTATCCGCGGCAAAGCTGGTTCATCCGCACGACCGCGATGCGCGACGAAATGCTCAAAAACAACCGGCAAATCAACTGGTTGCCCGAGCATATCCGCGACGGCCGATTCGGCAACTTCTTGGAATCCAACGTCGATTGGGCCCTGTCGCGCGAGCGCTATTGGGGCACGCCGCTGCCGATCTGGGTTTGCGAGCAAACCGGATTCGCCGAGGCGGTCGGCAGTTATGAAGAACTTCTCGCGAAGCCGGGCGTTCGCGGCACGGAGGTGTGGGATGAAGCGAAAAAAAAGAATCCCGAGCTGGTCGATGATCTGAAAGTTCACAAGCCCTATATCGACGCGATTACCTACGACTCGACGCAGCCGGGCGCTGCGCCGGGAACGCGGATGCGGCGCGTGCCCGATGTGATCGACTGTTGGTACGATTCCGGCGCGATGCCGTTTGCGCAGTGGGGCTATCCGCACCGCAACCGCGAAAAATTTCGCGAGCAGTTTCCCGCCGATTTCATCAGCGAGGCCATCGATCAAACGCGCGGCTGGTTCTACAGCCTGCTGGCGATCGGCACGCTGTTGTTCCGCGACCTGCCGAGCAGCGAACCATCGGCCGGCGCGGCGAATCGGAGTTTTTCCGAGTTGACGTCCGAGGCGGAGCGGAAAAAAACCGGCTCTGCCAATTGGCCCGCCAAGCAACTGCCGATCCCGTTTCGCAATTGCATCGTGCTCGGATTGATGCTCGGCGAAGACGGCCAAAAAATGTCGAAACAGAAGCGGAATTACTTGCCGCCGCAAGAAATCTTCGACCGCTACGGCGCCGACGCGCTGCGGTGGTATTTCTTCGCCAATCAACCGCCTTGGACCACGATCCGCTACAGCGAACGGGCCATCAAGGAAAGCATTCCCGAATTTCTGCTGCGGCTGTGGAACGTGTATAGTTTTTTCGTGATCTACGCCCGGATCGACGGATTCGACCCGGCCGACGAACGCACCGCCCTGGCCGGCGATGCTGGGGAACTGGAGCCGGCTGTGTTGGCGCGGGCCAAAGGATTTCGGCCACTCAAGGAACGGGGCGAACTCGATCGCTGGATCCTCAGCGAACTCAACCGCACCGCCGAAACGGCCACCGCGGCAATGGATGCCTACGACAACTATTCCGCTTGCCGATACATCACCGAATTCGTCGATGCCCTCTCGAATTGGTATGTCCGCCGCAGCCGCGACCGATTCTGGACGAACGACAAGACGGCCGCTTCGAAGCGCGACGCGTATTGGACGCTCTACGAATGCCTGCTATCCACGGCAAAGCTGATTGCGCCGTTCGTGCCGTTTCTGGCCGAGGCGTTATGGCAGAATTTGGCGGTGGAGGCATTCGGCACACGGACGGTCGAGAGCGTGCATCTCTGCGATTTTCCCACCGGCGACACGCGCGCCATCGACGCCGCGCTGTCGCGGCGGATGAGCCTGGTGCGCGAAATCGCCTCGCTCGGCCGCTCCGCCCGGATGGGGGCGAAGTTGAAAGTGCGGCAGCCGCTGGAGCGCGTCGAAGTAATCTTGGCCGACCGTTCCGAGCAAGCGTGGCTTGCCGATCACGCGGAATTGCTTCGCGAGGAATTGAACGTCAAGCAGGTCGAATTCACCGAGCAGGCCGAGCAATACATCACCTACTCGGTGCTGCCCGATCTCAAACGGCTCGGCCCGCGGCTGGGCAAGCGATTGCCGGCGTTGAAAGCGGCCCTCGCAAAGGCCGACGCCGCGGAGCTTCTGGCCCGGCTCGAGCGCGACAAAAAAGTGTCGCTGGAATTGGCCGACGGGCCGGTCGAGCTCGATGGCGACGATCTGCAAGTCCGCTTGCAGGCCAAGCCTGGCTGGGCTGCGGCGCAAGGGCGTGCGTGCGTCGTCGTGCTTTCGACCGAACTGGCGCCGGAATTGGTTCTCGAAGGCTTGGCCCGCGAACTGGTGCACGCGATTCAAACCCGCCGCCGCGAATTGAACTGCGAATACACCGGCCGCATCGAAGTGTTCATCGAAACCGACTCGGCCGAATTGACTGGCGCGATCGAGCAATTCCGCGACTACATTTGCGGCGAAACGCTGGCCGTGAGCTCGAGCGAAACAATTCCGCCGGGCGCCGATGCCAGCGAACTGGCAATCGGCGAATACCGCGCCCGGCTGTTCGTCAAAATCGTATAA
- the purN gene encoding phosphoribosylglycinamide formyltransferase: MSLFRFQPRRPLRLVVLISGGGTTLRNLLEKITAGELDAEILHVISSNGSAGGLRFAEEARVPADVIQRSSFVSIEAYSAVVFDACRAADPDLVVMGGFLKLLVIPPDFENRVLNIHPALIPAFCGKGFYGHRVHEAVLAYGAKLSGCTVHFVDNRYDHGPILLQRAVPVLDDDSPQTLAARVFEAECDAYPEALRLIGEGRVEIDGRMVRLRP; the protein is encoded by the coding sequence ATGTCCCTGTTCCGCTTCCAGCCTCGCCGACCATTGCGTTTGGTGGTGTTGATCTCCGGCGGCGGGACGACGCTGCGCAACCTGCTCGAGAAGATCACCGCCGGCGAGCTAGATGCGGAAATCCTGCACGTGATTTCGAGCAACGGCAGCGCTGGAGGATTGCGTTTCGCCGAGGAGGCCCGCGTTCCGGCCGATGTGATCCAGCGGAGCAGTTTTGTGTCGATCGAAGCATACAGCGCAGTGGTGTTCGACGCCTGCCGCGCGGCCGATCCCGATCTTGTGGTGATGGGCGGATTCTTGAAGCTGCTCGTGATCCCGCCCGATTTCGAAAACCGCGTGCTGAATATCCATCCGGCGCTGATTCCCGCGTTTTGCGGCAAAGGCTTTTACGGCCATCGCGTGCACGAGGCGGTATTGGCGTATGGTGCAAAACTGAGCGGCTGCACGGTCCATTTTGTCGACAATCGCTACGATCACGGACCGATCCTATTGCAGCGCGCGGTGCCCGTGCTCGACGACGATTCACCCCAAACGCTGGCGGCCCGGGTGTTCGAAGCCGAATGCGACGCGTATCCCGAGGCGCTGCGGCTTATCGGTGAAGGCCGCGTCGAGATCGACGGGCGAATGGTCCGCCTGCGGCCGTGA